The proteins below come from a single Paracholeplasma manati genomic window:
- the nagZ gene encoding beta-N-acetylhexosaminidase produces the protein MTYDINKLSLEEKIGQLFMFGIQKDHLDEVTKEMIVKYKLGNVILFARNCISPEQLFQLNQSLQLEATKHLRVPMFISIDQEGGMVTRIFNGATFFPGAMTIAATDDVEYALKNGTYMAEELDALGINMNLAPILDVNNNPKNPVIGVRSFSDDPHKVSQFSEAFFKGQQTKILSTGKHFPGHGDTHLDSHLALPKVDYDLDRLEAIELVPFRNAIQKGIHALMTSHIDFPVFSEQGLPATLSKKCLTEFLRNDLGFEGLIVTDGMEMKAVQDAYGTVEASLMAVQAGANLVCICHSYEYQIQAFERFKQAVLTNELPMSVLDERVSRVLKYKTLINTHIINQTYLGIESVVVNEMHKAYALETVRRAATLVKGDIYQPKGKTLFIGVSPQVTSGADDTEGNYLITKQIKASLPDIGRYLMPVNPSDEVIQDVVKKAKGYDQIVVTTYNGNIYQQQLALIDQLQALSKEVYVVSMRNPYDLHFNPNIKNYVCLYEYTPNSMTILIEYLKGQLTLKGRLPIHG, from the coding sequence ATGACGTATGATATTAACAAATTGAGTTTGGAAGAGAAAATTGGCCAATTATTTATGTTTGGCATCCAAAAAGACCACCTCGATGAAGTCACTAAAGAGATGATCGTCAAATATAAGTTAGGTAATGTAATCTTGTTTGCGAGAAATTGTATCTCGCCAGAACAACTCTTCCAATTGAATCAATCGCTTCAATTGGAAGCGACAAAACATTTACGTGTCCCGATGTTCATTAGCATTGACCAAGAAGGTGGTATGGTCACACGCATATTCAATGGCGCAACCTTCTTCCCTGGGGCGATGACCATCGCCGCGACAGATGATGTTGAATATGCCTTAAAAAATGGTACGTATATGGCAGAAGAATTGGATGCATTAGGCATCAATATGAACCTTGCGCCAATCTTAGATGTCAACAACAACCCTAAAAATCCCGTCATTGGGGTACGTAGTTTCTCCGATGACCCACATAAAGTATCACAATTCTCAGAGGCTTTTTTCAAAGGACAACAAACCAAAATCCTTTCAACCGGGAAGCATTTTCCGGGTCATGGTGATACCCATTTGGATTCACACCTCGCTTTACCAAAAGTGGACTACGATTTGGATCGATTGGAAGCCATTGAATTGGTGCCATTTAGAAATGCCATTCAAAAAGGCATTCACGCCTTAATGACATCACACATCGACTTTCCTGTATTTAGTGAACAGGGATTACCGGCCACTTTATCTAAAAAGTGTTTAACGGAATTCTTGAGAAATGATTTGGGATTTGAAGGTCTCATCGTTACAGATGGCATGGAAATGAAGGCAGTTCAAGATGCTTACGGCACCGTAGAAGCGTCACTCATGGCAGTTCAAGCTGGCGCGAATCTGGTGTGCATTTGTCATTCCTATGAATACCAAATCCAAGCCTTTGAACGATTCAAACAAGCGGTTTTAACGAATGAATTACCCATGTCAGTATTAGATGAACGTGTATCTCGAGTGCTTAAATATAAAACCTTGATAAATACACACATCATCAATCAAACCTACCTAGGTATTGAGTCTGTGGTCGTCAACGAAATGCATAAAGCTTACGCCCTTGAAACCGTCAGAAGGGCAGCTACTTTGGTTAAAGGTGACATCTATCAACCTAAAGGTAAAACGCTCTTTATTGGGGTATCACCTCAAGTGACTTCTGGGGCCGATGATACCGAAGGGAATTACTTGATCACCAAACAAATCAAAGCGAGTTTACCAGATATCGGACGATACTTGATGCCTGTCAATCCAAGTGATGAAGTCATTCAAGATGTGGTTAAAAAAGCCAAAGGATATGATCAAATCGTCGTTACAACCTACAATGGCAACATCTATCAACAACAACTCGCATTAATTGATCAACTTCAAGCCCTATCAAAAGAAGTCTATGTGGTTTCCATGAGAAATCCTTATGACTTGCATTTTAATCCCAACATTAAAAATTATGTATGCTTGTATGAATATACACCCAACTCAATGACCATCCTCATTGAGTATCTAAAAGGTCAACTCACACTGAAAGGGAGGTTACCAATACATGGATAA
- a CDS encoding exo-beta-N-acetylmuramidase NamZ family protein has protein sequence MIKLGIERIHEYKSLFEGKRIGLITNPTGVDANFKSTIEILHEIGTLVSLFSPEHGVRGNVQAGVKLDPYVDPETNAMVYSLYGETRKPTAEMMADIDVLCFDIQDVGARFYTFIYTMAFALEACKLYQKKMVVFDRPNPLGGVAVEGNLLDLNFRSFVGYYSIPQRYGLTIGELANFFNETEGIHADLTVIPMSGYRRSMNFKDTGLPFVLPSPNIPTIDTIYAYMATCYFEGTNLSEGRGTTKPFQIFGAPWFNSKLTIEALKAYDLPGVQFRKHYFTPVFSKHANVLCEGLEMFVQDVHAFEPVKTGVILIHIIRQLHPEFQFIQPPKTSQNLFFNLLMGTDIIEKNRLSLADLLTKMEADSKRFMTMKERYHLYDV, from the coding sequence ATGATTAAATTGGGAATTGAACGTATTCATGAATATAAATCCTTGTTCGAAGGTAAACGCATAGGCTTAATTACCAACCCGACTGGTGTGGATGCTAACTTTAAATCGACCATTGAGATTCTCCATGAAATAGGCACTTTGGTTTCGTTATTTTCGCCCGAACACGGGGTTAGAGGTAATGTTCAAGCAGGGGTGAAATTAGACCCCTATGTCGACCCTGAAACCAACGCGATGGTGTATTCACTTTATGGTGAAACGAGAAAACCAACCGCTGAAATGATGGCGGACATCGATGTCTTGTGTTTTGACATCCAAGATGTCGGGGCACGCTTTTATACATTTATCTATACCATGGCTTTCGCATTGGAAGCCTGCAAACTTTATCAAAAGAAAATGGTCGTATTCGACCGTCCTAACCCGCTAGGTGGGGTAGCAGTCGAAGGCAACTTGTTGGATTTAAACTTTAGAAGTTTTGTAGGGTACTACTCGATACCTCAACGCTATGGTCTAACCATAGGTGAGTTGGCTAACTTCTTTAATGAAACCGAAGGTATTCACGCCGATTTGACCGTGATTCCAATGAGCGGATACCGTCGTTCGATGAATTTTAAAGATACCGGGTTACCGTTTGTGTTACCATCCCCCAATATCCCAACCATCGATACCATCTATGCTTATATGGCAACGTGTTATTTTGAAGGGACCAATCTCTCCGAAGGTAGAGGTACAACCAAACCGTTCCAAATATTCGGCGCACCTTGGTTCAACAGTAAATTGACCATTGAAGCATTAAAAGCTTATGATTTACCAGGGGTTCAATTCAGAAAACATTATTTTACCCCAGTCTTCTCCAAACACGCCAATGTGTTGTGTGAAGGCTTAGAAATGTTCGTTCAGGATGTACATGCATTCGAACCAGTTAAAACCGGGGTTATTTTGATTCATATAATTCGTCAACTACACCCTGAATTTCAATTCATTCAACCCCCTAAAACCAGTCAAAATTTGTTTTTTAACTTGTTGATGGGTACTGATATCATTGAAAAAAACCGCCTCAGTTTGGCAGATTTATTGACCAAAATGGAGGCAGATTCTAAACGATTTATGACTATGAAAGAAAGGTATCATCTCTATGACGTATGA
- a CDS encoding carbohydrate ABC transporter permease, translating to MKTNLFQTIKAFIEKKKTDIKNTYFTQKLNAKRKRDFQAFFGSFFRYVFLIGLCFVILFPTIQQILQALRAPEDVNNPAVIWIPEIWSLKNLELAVLVLDYKDALINTATISFISMVLQLFSTALAGYAFSRLKNKVTNTLFILVILTIVIPPQALSLSQFLYFRDLQLIGKQTSIYLMNLFGMGIRSGIFIFIFRQFFAGLPKELEESAQIDGAGVFRIFFNVMLPNARGAMVTVGLFSFVWAWNDAYYVKIFEVSTADFPILTMRLLNAAENMYAQLFYTGGLDLVGQDVWENPLFLALISNVAALLMMLPLLIMYLFVQKQFVESIERTGIVG from the coding sequence ATGAAAACTAATCTCTTCCAAACCATTAAAGCATTCATCGAGAAGAAGAAAACAGACATTAAAAATACCTATTTCACACAAAAGTTGAATGCGAAAAGAAAAAGAGATTTCCAAGCATTCTTTGGGTCATTCTTCCGTTATGTATTTTTGATTGGGTTGTGCTTCGTTATTTTGTTCCCAACCATCCAACAAATCCTACAAGCCCTAAGAGCACCAGAAGATGTCAATAATCCAGCGGTTATTTGGATACCTGAGATTTGGTCATTAAAAAACCTAGAACTCGCGGTATTGGTGTTGGATTATAAGGATGCACTGATCAATACAGCGACCATCTCATTCATTTCAATGGTGTTACAGTTATTCTCTACCGCGTTGGCAGGGTATGCTTTTTCAAGACTTAAGAACAAAGTTACCAATACCCTATTCATTTTGGTCATCTTAACCATTGTCATCCCGCCACAAGCTTTATCATTATCACAATTTCTCTACTTTAGAGACCTTCAATTGATTGGGAAGCAAACCTCTATCTATTTGATGAACCTCTTTGGTATGGGGATTCGTTCTGGTATCTTCATTTTTATCTTTAGACAATTCTTTGCGGGATTGCCAAAGGAATTGGAAGAATCCGCACAGATTGATGGTGCTGGTGTCTTTAGAATATTCTTTAATGTTATGTTGCCAAACGCCAGAGGTGCGATGGTTACCGTTGGTCTATTCTCGTTTGTATGGGCGTGGAATGATGCCTATTATGTGAAAATCTTTGAAGTATCCACAGCAGATTTTCCAATCTTAACCATGCGTCTTCTCAATGCTGCAGAAAACATGTATGCACAATTGTTCTACACGGGTGGTCTGGATTTGGTTGGTCAAGATGTTTGGGAAAACCCACTCTTCTTAGCTCTCATCAGCAACGTTGCGGCGTTACTCATGATGTTACCACTGCTCATTATGTATTTATTTGTTCAAAAACAATTTGTTGAATCGATTGAAAGAACCGGTATTGTCGGTTAG
- a CDS encoding carbohydrate ABC transporter permease: MQQVQKNIGVNTKNINKYQKQKQLWSFIFLLPWLLGIVFLFGMPLIQSFMYSFFKLTPRVGEIVLEFVGFGNYLFAWNTHVTTVSSFKVELINTVTDVVINLPVLLIFSLFIAVMLNAKFRGRAVVRAIFFIPVILNSAAVATALGGGDIITQILEQQNIGQLFDLEHFLVQTGLDQMIVGFISGLIGRIYDILALAGVPILLFLASIQSVPKHLYEAAKIEGATAYEMFWLITLPNVSPHILTVTVYALVDTFLTSSVSGIISDELNSQQWGLSSAMSWMYVGSILVILLIIFLLAKIFGIGGSHYEN; this comes from the coding sequence ATGCAACAAGTACAAAAAAATATCGGTGTAAACACGAAAAATATCAATAAGTATCAAAAACAAAAACAATTGTGGTCGTTTATATTCTTGTTGCCATGGTTGTTAGGGATTGTATTCTTATTTGGTATGCCGCTCATCCAATCCTTCATGTATTCATTCTTCAAGTTGACCCCACGTGTGGGTGAAATTGTGCTTGAATTTGTCGGGTTTGGTAATTACTTATTTGCGTGGAATACCCACGTAACTACGGTTAGTAGCTTTAAAGTTGAATTGATCAATACCGTCACGGACGTGGTCATCAACTTACCGGTGCTATTGATCTTCAGTCTATTCATCGCAGTCATGCTCAATGCGAAATTCCGCGGTAGAGCTGTGGTGCGAGCGATATTCTTTATCCCAGTGATTTTAAACTCAGCCGCGGTCGCGACAGCACTCGGTGGCGGAGATATCATCACACAAATCCTTGAACAACAAAACATTGGTCAGCTGTTTGATTTAGAGCATTTCTTGGTTCAAACCGGTTTAGATCAAATGATTGTTGGATTTATCAGTGGATTGATTGGTCGTATCTACGACATCTTGGCGTTGGCAGGGGTGCCAATCCTTCTGTTTTTAGCATCCATTCAATCTGTACCAAAACATTTGTATGAAGCAGCGAAAATCGAAGGCGCGACAGCCTATGAAATGTTCTGGTTGATCACGTTACCAAACGTGTCCCCTCACATCCTTACCGTTACAGTATATGCACTGGTCGATACGTTCTTGACTTCATCGGTTTCAGGCATTATTTCAGATGAACTCAATAGCCAACAATGGGGACTTTCCTCAGCGATGTCATGGATGTATGTGGGATCGATTTTGGTGATTCTACTCATCATCTTCTTATTAGCTAAAATCTTTGGTATTGGAGGTTCTCATTATGAAAACTAA